One Leopardus geoffroyi isolate Oge1 chromosome E1, O.geoffroyi_Oge1_pat1.0, whole genome shotgun sequence genomic window, CAGGTATAGAATTGTTTTGCCCCAGGACAGTTCTGTCTTCTGGAACTGTGTTGGCATAAGCGGTCTGAAGCCTCGTCATCTGGCACTGTGGCTGCCATTGGCCTggcatttaaatgtattttctgggCAAAGTTGTGGGATTTGTTTCGAGCTGCAAAAGGCCTTAGATATGACCTAATTCAGCCCCTTTGTCAGATGAGGCCACTGAGACCCacaaatgttaaacattttgttCAGAGTCACCAGGCACATGCCAGGTGAAGGCTTGGCGCATGTTCTAGAAAGCCTTGAGATTCTGGCACCATGAGCGTATTTTATTTTacctagttatttattttaatttgcttaatgttcatttttgagagagagaggaggggagagagtgcatgtgcacgagccggggaggggcagagagagagagggggggacagaggatccaaagcgggctctgcactgacagcagcaaggccTGATGCtgcacttgaactcatgaactgcaggatcatgacctgagccgaagctggatgcctaaccaattgagccacccaggtgccccttattgattgatttatttttaaaatatttatttgtttatttagtgagagagagagagagaacatgcatacatgagcagggaaggggcagagagagagagggagagagagaatcccaagcaggctccccagtgtcagtgcagagccaggcatggggctctatctcactaactgtgagatcatgtgacctgagctgaactcaagagtcaaaTGCGTAgctgactgaggtacccaggtaccccatcatAAGTGTATTTTAGATACAAATAATTTCTCTAAATTATCTATGCCCATGCAAATACCTATTTTATACATTGCCATCGATAGTCTTATCATGTTGTATTGtcaaattattcttttaagttattgaattattggaattaaaatattaaagaattagaATATCGAAACATGAAGAATTGAAAATCTCTTCAGTGCCTAATTATTAACTGTAAATAATAATTAGACAAATTATTGGTGTAATGTATATGTATCCtgcatatgtaaaaaaaattccagaggcCTTTTTGtgacaaaagaaggaaagaagctatttttaaaaaaagcttaagttgaagggtgcctgggtggctcagtcggttaagcgtctgacttcggctcaggtcgtaacctcacggtttgtgtgttggagccccgcacccggctcagagcctggaatctgcttcagattctgtgtctccctctctctctgtccctctcccgctcatgctcggtttatctctctctctttctctctctctcaaaaataaacgttagaaaaaaaacttttttaagctTAAGTGGAAATAACTCGTTTCCTTGGCGATCCCAAATTGTTCACCGCAATTGTCCCTGCCCTTCTATTTCCACCAGGGGGCAGCGCTCACCTGCAAATGGATGTAGTTCGGAGCAGAAGCACCACTTCAGCCTGGGTCTCCCATGCCTGCTGCTGGAAACTATTAGACCCCTGGTATGAAGCAACCTCAACGTTTATCTTCTTAAAGTTCCAGAGAACGATGAGTATAAAGACAAGATTTCCTTACATTTATATGGTGCTTTACAGCTTCCAGAGGGATTTCTTgtacatgatctcatttgatccttataaTGAGTCTGGGAATTAAGAAAAGTGGTCTCTTTCCTCTggtttaaagatgaggaaactgaggacagagACTGTTCAAGGATACACAGCATGAAACATGGTGAGTCAGGTCAGAATGGGTCTTGTGATTCAGCGTGGTGGTCCTTTCATTAAATAGTTGTCCTAAAGTCGGACGAAAAAGTAACTCAGACAATGCCCAGATCTCTCTTTAATGGAAAACATAAGCTGATTTCTTACAAAATTGTTTCAAGAATTTCTAGTTAATAGTAAAATGAAACTTCTGACTGTAGTCATGCTGCCTATCGGATGTCATTCATTCAGTTATGTTGTTGTTCATTCAAGAAggatttaatgagcacctacaaTGTACAGGGCACTATATCGGTAGCAGGGCATCCAGAAGGAAGACAATAAGTGCCTCCTAAGTTTtattgtgaagaatgctgctgtgaacatggcacacacaaatatctcttcaagaccttAATAGCAATTCTTTAGACTTTagacccagaagtgaaattgctggatcatacggtacttttgtttttaatgttttgaggagtCATCGTTCTGGTTTCTGCAGCCCCTGtcccatttttcatttccatcaggAGGGCAcaaaggttccagtttctccacaaccttgccaacacttgctattttctattttattttttaagtaggctccaagcccagtgcggggctttaactcatgtCGCttagatcgagagtcagatgcttaactgactgagccacctcccTTTTCTTGATGGTAGCTTTCCTAAtgggtatgaaatggtatctcatggtagttttgatttgcatttttctaatgattagtgatgttgggcatctttttatgtgtttactgGGCATACCCCATTTGCTTTTGTCTTTACAACTGCTTTCGATCTACAGAGATGCATTTTGGTGCCCTTTGGTTTTCtaaagatttatttgtttatttatttaagtaatctctacacccaacgtgggacttggactcatgaccctgagatcaagaggtgcatgctctaccaactgagccagccaggcgcccctggtgccattttgttttctagtcTTCCCCTCAAATTTCTTACTTTAGGAAACCTTACAGAGGCTCTATAGATCAAAACTTTAATGAGAGTTCCTCTTCCAAAAAGGTCATTAGCTTTGTCCTGGCTCTGCTAGCCTGTGAACCCGTATATTCATGCTTTTCAAGCATTTCTCCTGAGATAACATATTCTGAGTAGGAAAGGTTAATCAGAAGCCtggtatgtgatttttttcttggctAAGATCCTGAAGGACAAAGCTATTTTCAGAACACTATTCAAATTCTCCCCCCAGGTAATGCCCAATATTTGTACTAATTCACAATTACTCCCTTTCTAACTGCTGCTAGGCTGCAAAGATCTCTTATGCAGTGTTGGGGTTGTGAGAtgatgtttgtgtttttatttagagACACTGAAAATCAATGTGACAACTCAAAGAGTTCTTCCTCCTTTGGCATGGCTTTCTGTGGGACAACCTGGTTCAAAAAGTATCCGTAAGAAATATCCTTGATACCTGGTTTCCAGGCTGGACTTATTTTTGTTGTGATAACTCGTTTCTCTTTGTCATTCAAAGACACAGCATGGGTCATCTGCATCATGATCAGGATGACCACAGCTGCAGCTTTTAGGGATGGTCAGCTATCTCAAACCTTTGGGACAATCATCTGGTCCTTCCTACTTACCTTCACAAACCTCTTGCTCTGTTTTATTGGACCTCAGGTTCACAGGACTAGATTAGTCCTACTCCTTTGTGACACACTCTTACCACTGTTCCTACtgtctggatttttgttttgcagCCCTACGGCAGCAACCTGACCTTGATCTCTACCCCGTGGCAGACCACATTAATGATCGCCTACTCTAGTAACAATTTATTGTGATGCTCATGCCCATTTTTGGAGAAACTATTTAGCCAATAAGCATATTTCTCTGAGGATGAACAgaatggtgttttgttttttgcttaatAAAATCCTCATTTATTTGGACTTATCTAATACATACTAGAAGCATGCATTATAAACACGTTTATATACTCTTTATATAAACAAAGGATAAAAGCAGATATATTGAAGAAACAGGATTAAAAATTTACAGCAGTTACCAAATTTCAGTAGTGTCTTTTTCAGttgttttggtaatattttgaaaatatttttcaaaaaattttcaaaaaatttgacCACTCAGTacttatgctgtgctcaccacaagtgtagtagctcccatctgtcaccatgccaGCCGTTACagtaccactgactatattccctatgctatacctttcatccctctgatttattcattccacaactggaagcctatatctcctATTCCCCTTCATTCAGTTTACACATCTCACCActaccctcccctctggcaacgatcggtttgttctctgtatttgtgggtctgtttctatttttgtttgttcatttgttttgctttttggatgccacatgtaagtgaaatcatatggtatttctgactagcttatttcacttagcataatatcctctaggtccatcagtgctgttgcaaatagcaagatatctcatccttttttatggctgagtaatattccattatatataatggaatgtgatatatatttatttatgtatttatatgtaaatatttataactttgtAGAGTtctattcaaatttatttataaatatgtatttataatttatttatatttatttaaatatatataaatatatatgtatatataaatatacatatatatgtacatacatatatgtatatatgtatacatatatatgtatacatacattcattctatatatgtatacatatacattctatatatgtatatagaaaaatggataaagaagatgtgatatatatcacatatacatatacatacacacatatatatggacatacatatgtgtatatatatatgtatatgtgatatatatcacatcttctttatccatttttctacccatggacacttagattgcttctgtatctgggctattgtaaataatgctgcaataaacataataaacgtaggggtgcctgtatcttttccaattagtgctttcattttctttgggtaaatacccagtagtggaattagtggatcatataatattcctattttttagtttttgaggaaactccttactgttttccccagtgactgcaccaatttcaTTCCGtgaacagtgcacaaaggttctttttcgccacatccttgccaacacttgctatttcctttcttcttcattttagccattctgacaggtgtaaggtgatatctcactacGGTTTTGACTTGTAGTTCCCTgacaattagtgatgttgagcatcttttcatgtgtcggttggccatttgtataatcttccttggagaaatgtctgttcatatcttctcccacttttaactggattgtttttttttgtgtgtgttttgaattgtgtagttctttatatattttggacattcaccccttattagatatatcatttgcaaatatcttctcccactcagtaggctgctttttcattttgttgatggtttgctATGCAAAATAGAATACTGTTTTTTCAATGTCTATTCCATGGTGGTCGTTTTTTAAGGGCTTTATAGGCATTAACCCATTTTATCCCCACAATCTCATATGAAGTAGTTATTGTCCCTATTATAGGGACAATTGTATtggacagataagaaaactgaaattcagaagggttgaagtaacttgtccaaaattTAACATGATTTGTAAATGCCACCGACAGGATATGAAATCCAGAACCATTGACTTTGGAATGCATGCTTAAAGCCACAAATGACCTCTTTTCCTAATTCTCACTCTCCAGATGCCATGTAGATGGGATACTGGGTGGACCTTATTTAGTTAACCTTACACAAGCTATTTCCCCTATAAACCTGACCATAACTAAGTTACTTCTCCATGCCCTAGCAAAATCGAGCCATCATAGACATCAAGGTCATGGTGCAAAGCTTTAAGAGGCATGATGCAAACCTTCTGGAAAAGAAGCCAGCTTTTGCTGTTTAGTATGATTCCACATGAGTGCCAGAGTTGGCTCTGCTAGTCTTACTGGACACTGCCCTGCTTAAATAGCAGGACACTGTCACAACTTTAGAATTTGTAAGAATGTGTACaggatttttttaatagctacatCATAAATCCATGTAAGAGTAGTGATCTGTACAgttagcaataattttttttaactataaatatcAATGTCCTTGCTAAAATCAAACTTGTTCAGACTGTCTTTATTAAAGTAGTCTGAGTCCCGTTGAgaaagttctattttaatttttttccagttttattgatataattgacacacagtACTGTTTAAGGTGTACATAATGACTTAACTATACAGTGAAATGAATACCACAGTTCACATCCAAAAAGAAAGTGGTTCTTTACCAGAGATAAAGTAGTTACTTCATCagagaaaatgtaatataaataattgtttaaGAAGGTACCGGAAGACTAAACAGGTAAGAAGACAGGGACTACCATGATTTAGACCTTTCAGGAATGAAGGGTTACCCAACCAGATGAAGAACTCTGATCAGCTGAGATCTCTGCTTGCAGTGGGGGTTAGGCAGGTAGTGGTGGTAGGACTGGGTAGAAGAGACAAAGGGTAATAACAAACACAACTATCTCATAGTATCGTGTTTATATTTGTGTCACTGAATAGGAGAACACTTATTTCTTCAGAATTAGGAGAATGGCCATCTCGGATTATTAACAATACTCTAAGTCCTAGGCTCTGGGTTAActgttagatatttattttttaaatttaagtttatttatttaagagacagagtgagcaggggaagggcagacagaatcccaagcagcctgtgggtggagcctgatgcagggctcgaactcaagaaccctgagttcatgacctgagcccaaaccaagagtaggacacttaaccaactgagccacccaggtgccacaactttgttagatattttaaaaggcagtGTTTCTGAACAGCATTCAGTATAGACACAGTGGCAGCTCAGGGTCCTTACCCATCAACATCTCAGTTTTAGGGCTTTACAGTGTAGCATGTTGGGACTTCAACAGAAACTTAGAAGACAGGCTCCCAAGAAGGGACGCTGGCACCCAGATAAAAAAGTAATGCCAACTTAAGTGGGGAGCTTCTGAAGTATGATAATATTTGGTGGTAGGTAGGTCATGGAGCCTTGACTATAGGGAAGTCCATCCATTTTGAAACAGGGCTTGTCATCAGTTTGAGTACAGAGGATAGGGTTTATCCAGCAGGAGACCCAAGTAAATGACCTGGGGACCAGGGCTGTGGTCTTGGGGAAAACAAGCTCAAATCAGTAAGGATACAGAGACAGGCTGCTATTTGGTAGACCCGGGTATCTAGGAACCCACCAGGGAACGCAAGGTAGTCTTAGGGACAAAGAATAAATATAGCCCTTAGTAAATCCATCTACTCCATATACTAGCAGAGTACTGTCAGCTGGGTTCTTAATGGCTGAAGAATATGACTGGGTTGACCCTACACCAGGTCTTTAGTACTTATCACGAGATGTGTTTGGTGAAGGCAGGGACCTAGAGTTGTTCCTTTGGTAAAATTGGCATTATCATGTCTTTTCCTGTTCATCTGACAGACACCAAATAATTTTGTTAGGGTGATATATTACTGGCCTGGTGAGTGGTAGATGATATCTCTTAAGGTGTATATATAGCAACTGGGCAGAAAtgaatgggaagaaaatgagggAAGGTAAATGTGCGAAGCCAAGTAGTCAGAAAATGTGAAATTTCCAATAACTTTATCCATGGAGACTTACTGgagatattttagaattttcaggACTGAAATAATTCAAAGCCAGTGCACTGGGAGTTTCCCACCTATGGTATATCTTTAAGAAAGGGTAAGATTGGGTATCAGATTTCTGACTTAGTGAGATTATGGACATTGATCTAACACCcacaagattaaaaaatttactcAGGGAaatcataatgataataattctGTCTTCAGAATTTCTGGACAAATGAACCTTCAAATGCTATAGTTCACTCAtctttaaggttaaaaaaaaatcacttaatttaAATAAGGACAATTCTGACCAAATTGGATAGCTTGCATCAGTAAGAAAGTTTATTGAAATTCATTAGTGAATGAgaatagaaagtttttttttttccattaaagaaCACTTTCTggtaaagtgaaaagaaatacagaaaccataaaacaccttTTAGACACCTTATTTTCAAGGAGTGAACCTATTTCCATAGACCATTAAGACTGAAGTGTTTTCTTGgagcttttgtttttcatgcaCCTGTACATAATGGTCTGTGTGAAGGGAGACTCTTTCCTCTTGATGCGGCTTAATAGTagtgtttcttggtttctgaTTCAACCATTGATGAAAGGACTCTACCATCAGGTGCCACCTCTTCAATAATTGTCTTGATTACTCTGGTTTTGTTAGTATCTGTACATgaatcacaggggaaaaaaacaatttagacTAAATAATTTGTGGGGCTTCGTACTaattaatcaaaatttttaaaagaaaagtacactaaactaaaaaaagaaagaaaatcctatttttttgtttcttttttagatcCGACTAGTATTTAAGCTACAGCATCTTGCACCAGGTTATTTTTCGTTCAAGATGGATGTCAAGAGTAtagtttgctaaaaaaaaaaaaaaaaaatccaagcggTAATctctaacattttaattttttagaaggctttaaaaagcaacaaaatcaTCACGGAAAGTTAAAACTAATTCTGATTACCCCAGCTAGTTTCTGCTGACCTTGGTCCCTTGGAAGAGGGTTCCCCGACGGACCCAGAAGACGAGGACTTGTGACCGCCGGAGCTGCCGCCACCGTAGCCGCCGCCGCTGGAACTGCCGCCGTGGCCACCGCCGCCGCCGGAGCTGCCGCCGCCGTAACCACCCCCGTGACTTCCGCCGGAGCTACCGCCGTGGCCGCTACCGCCGTGGCCGCCACCGCTGGAACTTCCGCCGCCGTAGCCGCCGCCGTAGCCGCCACCGCCGCCGGAACTTCCGCCGTAGCCGCCGCCGGAACTTccgccgccgcgcccgccgccgtagccgccgccgccgccggaaCTACAGGGAGTGAGGGTTGTGTTCGGTTAACTCTAACTTTGAAAAATGGTGGGTCGCCTTCTAGGTTAtcgttactttaaaaataagcaaaacgtGTTtcgagagggggaaaaaaaagacctgtcGAGTATGGATTCTCAGACCCAGTAACGAACAGTTTTATATGCACACAACTTTCAGAATCAAATCCATGGGAAACTCAGGCTGTGGTTGCATAAGCCTTTCTCTGTACTCtgccttcccccttctcctccgtTTCGCCCATCCTCCGGCACTTTGGGTTTTGGAAAAGCCCGGCAATTTAGAACACTGAATAAGACCAAGTGGGATAATTCTAAGATGTTTAGAATTtaccttccttctccttctagTAGGCTGCGGTAGGTTTGAATTTCATTCTCCAGTCGGATCTTAATATCCAGGAGCTGTTGGTACTCAGCATTCTGGCACTCGGTTTCAGCTCGAATCTGTTGCAGTTGTTCCTCCAGAGCGGAGATCTGGGCCTGAATCTGGGAGAGCTGCATACAGTAGCGACCTTCTGTTTCTGCCAAGGAGGCTTCCAGGGATTGTTTctggaaagaggagagaatgtACGGTGGCTTAGCGACTTCTTTGTTTAATTGAGTACAGTGaagattatttaataattatttaatgataatatttaatCTTTAATAATAAGACATCaaatagaagaataaaggaaatgaatagaatttgtgttttatgtttaatGGCAACATTTTAACTTCACGTTTAGAGCAGGGCCCCTAAGACTTTTCTCCCATTAACCACGAGCTCCAATTTTATTTCCACTTTcgtactctttgtttttttcttgtggtgcaTATTCTTATGTGAGCGTGAAACTTTGTGTGTTAAAGTTGAAGTTATTTCAAGAGAGAATTACAAACATACCAGGGCTAGTTGGGACTGTAGTTCGATTTCCAGACCTTGAACCGTGCGTCTCAATTCAGTAATCTCCGATTTGTGGCTGGACATTTGTTCGATGTTACTATTGATTTCCGTAGTGAGTTCTTTGCTCTACAGTATTAACAACAggggaaaagatgagaaaattctgaaatgatAACCAAGCGTCCGTTGGCCCCACTATGAAGGAAGACGAATTAACCTTTTCGTTGAACCAGGCTTCAGCGTCTTTGCGGTTTTGTTCAGCAAGTTGTTCATACTGGTTTCTCATGTTATTCAGAAGTTCAGTCAGATCGACACCTGGGGCAGCATTCATTTCTACATTTACATCACCAGTGGACACATTTTGAAGGTCTTTCATTTCCTGTTAGAGGAACAGAAAAATTTAATGATTGTATCATGACcacatgacccccccccccccccgcttttatTTTTGGCTGCGGGGCGTATAACTTTTTGCATCACCTCTTCATGATTCTTCTTCAGGTAGGCCAGCTCTTCAGTCAGGCTCTCGATCTGCATCTCCAAGTCAGCCTTGGTCAGGGTCAGTTCATCCAGCACCCTGCGCAGGCCATTGATGTCAGCCTCCACGCCCTGGCGCAGGCTGACCTCGTTCTCATACCTGAAACAAGCATGGTACAAAtactaaatataatttacatatggaAGATGTTCCTGGGCTGAGACTGTTTTAGAAGCGAATACAGAGTTGGCTTCACATGGCAACATTTATTGTGTACTAATTCATATAGGGATAGAGGGATATTAGTGGGTTAATGCAAAGAAACTTAGcagtttactttaaaatgcattttcttcttttaatattgcCAAGAAGGTAATattgaaattgaaaaattttcGGACAGCTCCAATACTGTTTAACTTTGAATGAattcaagaaaatgtaaatgctaTTGTAGGTGTCCAAAGTCACTGTTAAAACAACTCCTGTATTTGTTGTGACTGTGTTGTACCATGTTTACTTAGCTTACTTTAATCTGAAGTCATCAGCTGCCAGCCTGGCATTGTCGATCTGAAGCAGGATGTTGGCATTATCAGTTGTCAGATTGAGGATctggagggagaggcaaagaaatcAGATACAGATACGCCATTATAAAACCAGGTGGCATAGATAGATAAGCTGCATTTTTATGTTCTCTTACAAAATCctggggggatttttttttatcttaaatataaaatattgcagGGTTACTCATATACTTAAATTTGAGCCATTTGTTCTCTTAAAGTTTCTATACATATCTACCTCTGTATCATCTTTTTCTGAAAACTAACTGCAAGTATATAGCTGTGTTCTTGCacagctcccctctcccccctcccatttTATACTGTGTGATTTCCATGTATTTCAGTGAACTTTTGACTGACTCATACCTTTTGGTTTAActtgttttaaatatacattctAAATGAATACACTCTGggctgacacacagtaggtacaATTCACAAATTCTCCCAGAGGCAAACAGTATCCCATTTTCATACTGGAGAATTCATGTTACTTGTAAGGTtggtaatggattttttttttattaatctgaATAGTGTCTTGTTCTGATTGATTTAATAATTCTTTCAGTTCCgatatttgtaaatgacctaGTATTTTAACTATGAACTCATACACTcattaaaacataaacaaattctCAGTAATCCGTTGTCTGATAAGGTATACAACACACATTGAAGATTTCAATGACCATATCCTCACAAATATTTACCTTTGAGGAGACTGGATTATTTTTGGAAGCGAGAAAGTAACGTAGGCAAACACAGTGAATAGCTACATTGTAGTTAATGTAAGAGTCACATATCTGAGTTACATGGATAAAAAATAGGCTTAAAGTTGGATTTTTAAGATGCACCTTACCTGATTTTTAAGATCATCGATGGTTTGGTAGTATTTGCTGTAGTCACGAGGTTCTCTCTGGCCTAAGCCGCCATGCTTTTCATACCACTCTTTGATTTTGCCTTCTAGCTCATAGTTTGATTCTTCCAGAGCCCGCACTTTGTCCAAGTAGGAAGCCAGGCGGTCATTCAGATTCTGCATGGTTACTTTTTCATTTCCGGAGAGAAGGCCACCATCTCCTCCAAATCCACCCCCAAAGCCTCCAAAGCTGCCTCCACTGAAGCCACCACCACCAAAGCTGCCCCCTCCAAAGCTGCCTCCTCCATAGCCCCCACCAAAGCTGCTGCTTCCATAGCCTCCACCAAAGCCTCCTCCACCAAAGCCTCCTCCGCCAAAGCCTCCTCCTAATCCTCCATAGCCACCTGATGAGCCCCCAAAGCAGCCTCCACCAGAGCTCCCACGACTAAAAGAGCCACCACTGAACCCCCTTGAGCTAAATCCTCCAC contains:
- the KRT10 gene encoding keratin, type I cytoskeletal 10 isoform X1, coding for MSVRYSSSKQYSSSRSGGGGGGGGGSSFRISSSKGSIGGGFSSRGFSGGSFSRGSSGGGCFGGSSGGYGGLGGGFGGGGFGGGGFGGGYGSSSFGGGYGGGSFGGGSFGGGGFSGGSFGGFGGGFGGDGGLLSGNEKVTMQNLNDRLASYLDKVRALEESNYELEGKIKEWYEKHGGLGQREPRDYSKYYQTIDDLKNQILNLTTDNANILLQIDNARLAADDFRLKYENEVSLRQGVEADINGLRRVLDELTLTKADLEMQIESLTEELAYLKKNHEEEMKDLQNVSTGDVNVEMNAAPGVDLTELLNNMRNQYEQLAEQNRKDAEAWFNEKSKELTTEINSNIEQMSSHKSEITELRRTVQGLEIELQSQLALKQSLEASLAETEGRYCMQLSQIQAQISALEEQLQQIRAETECQNAEYQQLLDIKIRLENEIQTYRSLLEGEGSSGGGGGYGGGRGGGSSGGGYGGSSGGGGGYGGGYGGGSSSGGGHGGSGHGGSSGGSHGGGYGGGSSGGGGGHGGSSSGGGYGGGSSGGHKSSSSGSVGEPSSKGPRYYQIIEELKNKVISSTIANANVILHIDNARLAADDFRLKYENELALHQNTEADINGLRRVLDELTLCRTDQELQYESLSEELRYLKKNHEEEMQALQCAAGGNVNVEMNAAPGVDLTVLLNNMRAEYEDLAEQNRRDAEAWFNEKSATLQQQISDHAGAATSARSELTDMKRSLQTLEIELQSLLAMKQSLECSLTETEGNYCTQLAQIQAQIGALEEQLHQVRTETEGQKLEYEQLLDIKVHLEKEIETYCRLIDGDGNSCSKSKRFGSGGSGSSPKGVLFLELSKTTLVKTVVEEIDQRGKVLSSRVHSIEEKTSKMTSNKTEQRVPF